CAGGACTCGTCCCGTTCCGTCGCATCGTTCCCATCGATATCGCCGTTTCGAATGGCGGTGAGTGGTCTCCAGAAGCCATAGTGATACTTCGCATCAAACACCGCAATTAAGCCATCATCAGAGGCTTGTGTGACTGCGGCAAACAGACGTGCATTCCGAGTGATGTCTCGTCCCGGGATATTCGCGACGGATCTCACAATACCATGATAGATCGGCGGCATGACCTCTTCCCAGAAACGGGCGATGTCAGTCTGTGCCGCGGTTCGCTGTCGGCTCTGCTTTCCACCCAGCGCTTTTACCTCATTGTAGTCGCGCACCCATACTTCGCTGCCCAAGTCCGGAGGTGGCCCAGGGCGAAATTGCGACGGATTTGTCATCAACCAGGGGGTGCGATACCTCCACTGTGGAGCTTCCGGTATCACCGTGGGCACATAGGTTCCCGCCCTCGTCTGTGGACGGTAGGATTCCCCTGCTGCAGCCTCGTCATTCGCACGCCGCGCTAGAATGCCCGCGACCGCCTTTTCACCGACAGCCATGCCGTTCGATTTAGCCGAACCATCGGCGATGGCTGTCATAGCAGCCTGATAGGCGTGATCGATAATGGCTTGCTGGGATGGGACAAGCTTCGTCAACATGGCACGATTCGCCGCCGCGACCGCCGCTTCTACCGATGCCCCAGAAGCCGTCTCTAGTTTCAAATCGCTGACGGGATACCGTTGCGTGATGGCGTTCACCGCTTCATAGACTGAGGCTTGAACCATCGCTAATGCCCGTTCTGCCGGCAACGGTCCCAACCCAGCCTTCACCACGATTCCACCAGCCTGCTCGTTCCATTCGGTGACAGCATCGGCACAGGCATCCGACAGTGCCGATGCACTGAGGAGTAGTGCGATGAGACTTACTCGCAATATCTGTGAATAGACGATCGTTAGCTGCATAGTTCTACCCTCTTAAATGGTGACTTGTTCCCTTATCAAGCATTTATTGATCGCGACGTATCGCCGTAACCGAGCAACTATCGTGCTTGGACTGCCGAAATTATCCGCCTGACGATTCTATACATCTGCGGTTCTTGTCAATGCCCAGGACCACTGGTCGAAGATGTGAGGAGAATATCCTCAGAGCCGTCTATCCAGCTAGACAATTTTGGCGAGCTATCGTTAAGACCACGGAATTGCTATTTCGCACCAGAAACGAAGGTTCGAGGGAATCTGCGCCTTTGATTCTCTTCCCTCTGTACTGGACGTAACGATCAAAAAAGATGGTGCAGGGCTTTACGAAAGAAGGTAAAGGGGAGAAGAATCAACGCAGCCATCTCCTGGCAGAAGTTTCCAAGATTCCGGATCGGATCGCTATTCACTCATACCATCTTGGTCTGAGAAGGGCGTTTTCCCCCTTCTCAGACCATTTCCTCTCCTTAAGCATTACTCGCCAGGTTGTTGACGCTGTCCGATCCACGGGAAGAAATCTACCGTGTGAAGACGTGAAAGGAGGTGTCATGGTCCATAGCATGACCATGTCAGCTCCACGGCAACCCTGCAGCATGAGGAGAGGCAAGCGAGTTTGTGCATCGCTTCATCGATGCACAAACTACCTATTTGTCCTGCAGATTCATGCTTTGCCGGTCTATTTTGATGCTTTCAATCCTGTTTGCTTCATCGCATAGGACAACGCGCCGGTGGCTGGAGAATCAGAGTCAGCTTTCCCGTAGGCCCCGACCAGTAATGCCGCAGCATGGGCGGCATGCTCATGTGTTTGCCTGATACCGGTTCCATGAACCGACTCATGGGCGTGTTCCTCCACCATAGACGCATGCATAATCGCATATTCCATAGCTTCCTGAACCGATGCCGGTGCATTGCTGGCTTTCAATGTCTCGTAGGCTTCTTCCATGTATAGCAGCGCACCATGCCCATCCCCAGGATTTCCGACCTTTTCGTTAAAGCGTGGGTGGAGCTTGTCAGTATATTCAGATGAGTCGGCATACTCAGGTGAATCCTTCCCTCCGAGAATATTAAGCGCCCGCTGCATATGAACCCGGATTGATCCGCTGCTTCTGCGAGACGATCCAAGGGCCTTCTCAGTCTGGTCAATTGCTAGTTTCAGTTGGTCATGCGCCTTCTGCAAGTTTACTTTTGCCCTCTCGTTGATGTTTTTTTCCGTCGACGCCACACCTGGACTCACCGTCCACCCGAGTGCCAGTATTCCCAGCGTCCCTACCATCAATCCAAGCTTTACTCGTCCAACCCGTTCGATCATGATACTGCCTCCTTCGGTCTAATCTCTTAGTACATCCGCTGCATCCGCATGCAGGTATTCTTCAGGAATATCCCTACCCCAAGTCGACCCTTACCATCTGTATCATTCTGTAATGTATCTATTCTCAAAACTGGAACTTTCAACCCGTCACCTACCGCAGAGCGCCTCACACACGTGAACCTATGAAGTACCCACGGACGCCTGCCTCATGAGACTGTACGGCTTGCGATGGGCAGGCAGGCGCAGGCTCCCAACATCTCCACTACTCCGCACCAAATGCTCGGTACAAGATCCCCAACAAGAAGCTTACGGTGAGCACTGAGAAAATGATCATCGTCATGACCGGCCTCCTTTTTCTTCTTCTGTCGACAGAGACGACATACTGCTGAAGCATGAAAGCCCGATGAAGGATATCCGAAGAGTTTTTCATCTCACACATATCGATCGGTTAATGGCACCGTCATGCTTTTCCCCAATTCGGCGACCCTATGGGATGTCCCGGTATTGATCTGACTTTTTCGCTCGACGCTGCTATATCAAATGCTAGGCGGGCAATTCCCCGCCCCTGAAGTTCCTCAGTGTTATTGGTTTTCTTTCCAGTCACGCTTGCAGCTGCTATGACGGCCTGACCTGCTCCCATGACGACGTACGGAAAGTAGACCATCGAAAGATCCAGCATGTTGTGCACGAGCAATGCCCTCCTTTTTGGTTAGTATTACATAACAATATATACATCGCCCGGATGAAGAGACCGTGAATGCCGGGTGAAAATCTCTTCATCTACGCCTTTGAGAGGCACAAGTGCCTCGCCTTGTCGTTTCAAGGTTTGAAATCAGAGGCAACGCTACACAAGACAAGTGGGGATTAGTTTTGAGATAAGAAGCTGAGCTGAGGTGGGGCTGTAAGAAATGTCCGCTTGGATAAATTGGGATTAACGATACTCGTTCCAGGTCTGAGGACGGGCAGAACGCCCGCCTCAGACCGTCTCCTTCTCCAAACCATGTTCAGCTCAGTGGATGACTGGGTGAATAGAGCGACCCTCCGGCTCAGATTCGCTCAATGACAGTTGCTATCTTCCCATCATCCTCCGCGACCGAACAGCCATCACTCTGACTGGAGGAATACATTGATCCCCCTGCTCCAATGCGATCGATGACATCCAGCTTCACCTGACAGGCGCTCACCGAACCAGATTTTGACTAGTAGATCGACCTGCCATGTCCGATACGCTCCGTGAAAGCCACTTGGTCTACCTCCAACGCGAAGCTGCTTGGCGCATTCACAATGCCGGTGACAGCCATCATTGCTATGAACCCGAGTGACTCCGTTCTTCCCTCTCATGATCTCCTCCTCATGGTGTCATCCGCCTGCGGGTCATTCCGCATGCTGGAGGGGAGGATAATGGCTCACCAATGGTCAGCCAATTGATGGTTTATACTCCATGAATAAGCTGTACCTATCATCTGTGGACACATCGGCACCGGACGATTTTCTCAGAGGTCCGATGATGCGACAATGTGCATCCCGTGAATAAGGTCATACCGAGATCACAAACCGACGCAGAGTAGCTGGTTGGTGTGGGCAGGAAACGGTTTACAGACTTGGATGGCGATGGATGCGAGGAACGCGGGACGGAGGTTCACTAACGGCATCTCAGCATATGCCCAGGACAATGGAGAGTGGTGCCAGGCTGAATGTCCAGCCCCAGCTCCTGGATGGTTTGGCTCGCTATTCAGTGATGTGTGAACTGATCACGCTTACAACTTTCTTCCGCCAAGAGTCGCTGCCCTGCCGTCGCTTCGGTGGGAATACGTGCCACACAGGCGTCCAGCGAATCACCTTGCGTACCGGCGGATGCACGGTTGGCGCTTTTCGCCACGGCAACCCCAGCCACAGCCTGGTAAAGCTTTTCATTGTCCTGACAACTTTGCTCGGCCACCATCTGCGCCCCTTCACTGGCATCGTTCGCAATTCGTGCCAGGCACGCCTTCACAACATCCGATGGTCCAGCAGGAGCCACTTCAGGCGGGGCCGATGAGATCGCCGGGCCTGATGCTGTTGGTTCCACAACGGTCTGTTCTGCCACACAGCCTCCGATGATCAACAGGCAGACAATCCCACGAAGCAACGTTTCCGTCGGTATCCCATGCATAGTTAGCGTTCCTTCCTTAACTAAGTTGGACCAGCCCTGTATAGCGAAGTCTCCTGCTTCGAGCAAGCCATATTCTGGCCCTATTGCGAGATTTGTTGCCCTGAGTTCCCTCTCACCACGTTTCTTTGACCCATTCGTACAACGCTAGAGAGAGACACGGGTTGAGAGAGTAGGAAGCCGTCCAGTATGATGACTGCTATCTCTCCCGCGACAGATCAATCAGGGTAATAGTGGCGCATAAGTTGAGACAATCATCGCGAAGGCGGGTGGAACGGAGCCATCAATGCAGTGGGTGAAGAGAACCTTGATTGGACTCGTCGTGCTAGGCGGCCTCACGTACCTGTACTATACCGAAGTCAAACCGGTCGTCATCTTCGGCTTGCGTGAAGATTACGCCCATGCCATCCCCCATCAAAAAGTTCCCGACGGTCTCGTGAGCTTGAAGGCGGAGGCCTGCGGAGTCTGCCATGTCGACATCTACAACGAATGGAAAACCAGCATCCATGCACAGGCCTATACAGACCCCTTCTTCCAAGCTTATTGGACGAAGGATAAACGTATCTGGGTCTGCTTGAACTGTCACACCCCCCTGGAAAATCAGCAACCAACCTTAATCAAGGACATTCCACGCGACCGAGTGGAACGAGCCGTCCAAGAGCCCAATCCGCACTACGACAAGGAGTATCAACAGGAAGGTGTGACCTGTGCGGGCTGTCACGTACGAGATGGCGTCATCCTAGGGCCGTACGCAGACGCCAAGGCTCCTCACCCGACAAAACATGATCCCATGTTTCGCACCGCACAACTGTGTGAGCGCTGTCACAGTGTCGTGGGGGGGCCGGCGCAATTTTATAATGGCGGACCTTGTGGCACCTATCCCGAATACGAGGATGGATACTGGAAGAAAGAGAAGAGCTTCATTTGCCAGAGCTGCCATATGCCGGAAATCGAGCGATCGGTCGCAATCGGCGGCCCTGTCCGCCAAGGCCGTCAACATCTCTGGCGGGGCGGGCATGACCCCGCAATGGTCAAGCGAGCCATCGACGTGAAGGTAAGAGCTGAACCGGCCGAACCGAAACCCGGCGACAAGGTACGAGTGACTCTAACCCTGGTGAATGCAGGCGCAGGCCACAAACTCCCTACAGGGGACCCAGACCGCCACTTCACCGTCGAATTTACAGTGGAAGATGAAGGTGGCAAAGTGCTGGAACAGCAGTCGGATACGACCGGACGTTGGATCCTCTGGCAACCAGCTATTGTCGAGCTGCACGACAATCGGCTCATGCCATTAGCCAGCAGAGACTATACGTTTGAATATCGAGTACCAAAAGACAGCGCCGGTTTGAAATTACGCACGAAGATTCGTTACCACATCCAAACCGAGGGGCAGCATCAGATGCTGATCGACAAGTATGGTCTCACGGCGAAAGACCCCTACAACTTTACGGTCTATGAACGAGCGGCGTCTTTGACCGGCAATCTTGCCGCCTCCTTTACGCAGAGCGTGACTGAGACACACCTGGCCTGTGCAGCATCAAATCGAGGCTGACCAATACACCCTCCAGGAAAGTCGTTATGGGGAGCGAGGATGGATCATGCGACGACATACTCAGTTACTCATAATTGTATTCTCTGCTCTCAATGGCATATCGATGACAAATGCCTATGCCGGCCCAGAAATTACCGGCATTCCAAGAGAGCCGGTGGATAAAGTTAAGATGGAAAAGGCGAGATTATCAGCACAACTCTGTGGCCCAGGATGGAGGCTATCGGACGATCGTGAACATACCCCAGCGAGCTTCCTGTGCGTCCCTGTAAAGCCAAGAGTACAGTGTCCGCCGAATGCCCAGTTGCTTGAAACAGACTATTCAATAGGGTGTATGGCAAAGCCACGCTAGGCAAGCATGTGTATGAGGCCACCAACCGTTGGTGGCCTTCCCTTGAAATTGAGCCACGTTGGCATTATGAAGGCATCCGACGCCTCACCGAAAACCGGTTAAACTCATGAGGCTATCGAGCCAAATTTCTGAGGTTGGGTCAACCGACTATCTCCGGACTGGTTGCAATGCCGCACCTTGAAACGCACACCGTACGCCGAATTGGATGGCTCCGTGCCGCTGTGTTAGGCGCAAATGACGGCATTGTGTCCACGGCCAGCCTTGTCTTAGGCGTTGCCGCAGCAGGCGCAAGCTCGACGAGTATTATGACCGCAGGCGTAGCCGGTCTTGTGGCAGGATCCATGGCGATGGCTGCTGGCGAGTATGTTTCGGTGAGTTCACAGGCCGATACCGAGCGAGCCGATCTAGATCGAGAGCGTAAGGAGTTGTCGGCAGATCCTGAACAGGAACACAGGGAGATGACCGCAATCTACGTTGCACGTGGGCTCGATGTAGAACTCGCATCCAAAGTTGCAACCCAGCTGATGGCATATGATGCACTCGGTGCCCATAGTCGTGATGAGCTCGGAATATCTGAGACCATGACCGCACGACCGGTTCAAGCCGCCTTGGCATCCGCTGTCACATTTTCCGTTGGTGCCGCCCTACCTCTCTTAATCGTCCTGCTGGTCCCCACCTCTGCACTTATGTGGGCTGTTTCTGGAAGTTCACTTCTCTTTCTCGCTCTTTTAGGCTCCTTGGCTGCGCAGGTCGGCGGCGCTTCCGCAATCATTGCTGCCACGCGGGTCACCGTTTGGGGCGCCTTGGCGATGGTCGTGACCGCCGGGGTTGGAGCGTTGTTTGGGGTTCCCGCCTGATCCCTGCCATTCCTGATCGCTGAAACATTGAGCAAATCCAATGCGAGCAGGCGACCGCCGAGTCCCCCCAGCCTCTGAACAGCCACTAGATCACCCGTCTTGGATCCGCTGCGATGGAAGCCATTGAACATCGTGACCCCGGTGCGGAGAATCGGCGTCGCTTCCGTTGGTATCAACACACCAGGAATGGCCGTCAGCGCCTGCGTACGTGCGATCAAGTACTCGGCATATCCTCCATCCTCATGGAAGCCCGTGACGAGGAATTTCTGAGACCACAGGGATCGGATCCCTTAGATCCGCCACCGTGAACCTTTTGATAACCGGCAACGCGCTACGTCCGACTTGCTGCCAAATTCGCTTTAGCTACCCGCTGCCTTCTGATCCTCGAATTTTCGCCCCATGACCTCATGCACCCCGCCTGCCACCAAATGCTGGATGAGATTGTAGAAGATGATTGGCACCATGACCTGTGGATACGATGCGAGTACGAGCGACGCTAAGACAAGGCCGGTCCCATTATTATTCATCCCCAATCCATACATGAGCGAAACCTGTTCTGCGTCATCGACCTTGAACAATCGACTCAGCCCATAGCCAGCGGAAAAGGCCGTGATACAGAGGCCCGCAGTGATGGCCAGCGTCACCGCCAAGAAATCATAATCTCGGTCGGCGACTGCCTGCGGTAGCGACACCGATCCGTTCGAGTAATTCAGCAGCAGCAAGACGACAGCATTGATCAGTTTGATGAACGGCATGATGGCTGTCAGTGTTGCTTCAGGCACGACGAAGCGCATCGCAAGGCCCAACAGGGAAGGCAACACGATCCAGAGCCCCAGGAACGCTCCCGATCCATAGGCGGCGATGGTGTGGATGACCTGCTCATATTCTTCTGTGGCCATCTCCCCGAATGTATACAGCGCAACCGGTGTCAAAACAGGACTGAGCAGGGTTGAAGCGAGAACCAATCCCAAGCTCAGCGCCAGATTGCCATTGGAGTTCTGAGCCCAAGCGGTTGAAGCTCCGGCAATCGGCATGGCTGCAACCAACGCCAGCCCCACGAGGATGTGTTGAGCTTCATCCGGCTCATACCACAGCCGCATGATGAGGGTGACCAGATAGATATAGGCCATGGGGATGATCAGATTGGCGGTGAGCCCCGCAGACAGGACCCCTGTCTTCTTGGCCAACGATCTCAGGTGCGAGCTCTTAACCCCCAACCCCGCATTGAACATCAAGGTCGCCAGCAGAAGCAGGAGGAGGGACACGTGCAGGGTCTCGTTGACGATTCGGAGATCGCCGAAACTTATATGTCGTATCCAGAGGCCGGCTGTTGGCCAGATGGCAGAGAGGGTGTAGGCACCGATCAAAAACCAGAGCAGATGATGATGGATGAACTGGGACAAGGAGCGAAACGTGAAGTGGCGGCTATCCCTACCCATTTCTTTTGACGGAGAATGTAAACAACAAGGTCACTACGTTCGCGCTTTCCATCGCGGACCACCTGTTGCCCGGCGAGCCTCCCCGGAATGCTGCGCGGTTATGAAACCGTTGTCAGGTGAATATCTGTGGCAGAACAGCGGAACACCTTAAGACCAGACGGTTAGAAGGCCAGCAATGAGGACCCCTTCCGGACATGCGCACAAGGACCTCACTTCATCGTCAGTACCACGCGACATCGGGCCTTCCCACTCAACATGCGGTCATACGCTGCCGCAGCTTGGTCCAGTGGGAAGGTCTCAATAATAGGACGAATCCCCGTCAGCGCACAAAAGTTCAGCGCATCCTCCGAATCCCGCGCAGTACCTGACGGCCATCCCTGAATCGTCCGGCGCGCACTGATCAGTTGAAGCGGTGTCACCGTCATGGGATCAGTCGATGCCCCAAGAACAATGAGCCTGCCGCCAACTCCTAAGCCATCGATCAAGTCCGACATGGCTTTGCCACTCGGAGCTGTCGCCAAAATGACCGTTGCTCCTCCAAGACTCGCCAGCTCCTTTGCTGGATCAGTCGCTTCGGCATCCACGTAATGCGCGGCTCCCAGCTTTAAAGCGAGCGCGGCTTTGTCCTGACCACGCCCAATGGCCACGGTATGAAAGCCCATCCGATTGGCAAACTGCACTCCCAGATGGCCGAGCCCACCCAGCCCTTGGACAGCTACGAGATCACCCGCCCTGGCTCCGCTGTGACGCAGGCTGTTAAACGTGGTAATGCCAGCGCAGAGAATGGGGGCCGCTTCCGTTGGTGCCAACACATCAGGGATGATCGCCAGCGCTTCCGTACGCGCAATGAGGTACTCCGCATATCCACCATCTTCATGGAAGCCGGTCACCAGGAACTTATGACAACTGAAAAAATCTCCGCGATGACAAGATGTGCAGTGACCACAATGGCCGCCGTGCCACCCCACCCCAACACGCTGGCCTTTCTCCCAGGCGACCACCCCGGCACCGACTGCATCGATCACTCCCGCCACCTCATGACCCGTGACGCGTGGATACTGAAGCCCTGGCCAATGGCCTTCCTTGACGAACATGTCGCTATGGCAAATCCCACAGGCCTGGACTTTCACCCGGACGGTGTTTGGCTTGGGTTCCGGCACTGAACTGCGGACGATCTTGAACGGCCCTCTCGGGGCGGTGATCTGCACGGATGTCATCGCTATCATCAAAGCCCCCCCTTCTCTGGAGACACATCGAAACAGTTTACAGGTGGTACCGGAACACCCTTGCTGCTTTTGGCTTAGTGCTGCCTTGGCGCCTTGCCAAGGATGTAAACCCGTGACCCATTCGGCAATGGCGATCACACGATCATGCCCTACTTCGCCTCCTAATATCCATTCGAACAATCGCTTCGCGGCGGTGAGGCGAAATTCCCCTGTCGGCGTTTCATCGTGGCCGTTCCCTGAAGCGATCGGCACGGCAAACGAGAGAATGTCGTACTCGTAGGCATCCAGAAAATGCTCAGATAGATTGATCAGGATGAACCGGCTGTCTTCTTCGGCGGCGAGAAATACTCCACATCATCGATCTGCTTCGGGCCCTTGATGGACAGCCCAGCGTGGATATGGCGCCGTTCGATTCGATTGAACCGTGCGACGGCGACCCACTGTTTACCGAAGAGCGTTTCCAATGTTTCACCGAGACGAAGTGTCCGGCACTCTCACTGCACAGTCCCGTCACTGGGATAATTCATATGGCAAGGTTCGCGGCGCATCGCCGACGATTCCGAATACGCAGCAGTAGAAACCAGTATGAAAGCGGCAAGGAAGGTAGTTCAAACCAAACGCAGCACCGCTTTGAACATGATGGAGATACACACCACAGACTGCTCACAAAGTTTCACCGTCAAGGCCGCAGCGAGCGAAGAGAGAGGGCGTACGCTTCGGCACGTTGAGCCTCTGAGCAACGCGAGAACACCGCCGGTGAACTTTTTCAACACTCCGTTAGGACCAATATTGCGATGCTTTCATATAGCCGAAGAGCACATCACGCCTAGCCAGAATCCCCACCAGCTTCTTATTGCGGACGACCGGCACCCGGGTCAGATAGCGGTCTTGGAACAGACCTGCCACCTGAGCAAGCGTTTGATCCTCCGTCACGGTTATGGGATGAGAGGACATGACCTCCGTCGCAAAGATCTTCCGAAGGTCACGCCCCTCGATCATCGCTTGCAAGAGATCATATTCCGTCACAATTCCCACCAAGGTGCCGTCCTCTTCCACAACGGGCAAACTTCCGTAGTTGCGATGGGTCATCAGATGGGCGATCGTGGACGCGTCGCTACGCGCTGCGCATCGTGTGACGGCATCCTGCATCAACTGCCCGACGGTCACGGTCTTCGGATCGGTCGCCTGCATAAAAAATTCGGTTTGTCTCATATGCTCCTCACAGTTGTCGCTTGCCGCCTACGGCCATATAGGCTCGCAAGAGATCGCGCCGCGTGATGATCCCGATCAATTTCTCTTTGGCATTGACCACGGGCACGCGGATCAGATCGCTTGCACGCAGTACGTGGACCATCGTTCCAAGCGTCGTCTCCGGTCGGACTGAGTAGGGGTTAGCCGTCATGATATCCTTCGCCGTCACGGTACTGAGATGATGCCGGTCATCCACCGCCGCGAGCAAATCATGTTCGCTGACGATGCCGGCAAGTTTGC
The Candidatus Nitrospira nitrosa DNA segment above includes these coding regions:
- a CDS encoding vanadium-dependent haloperoxidase yields the protein MQLTIVYSQILRVSLIALLLSASALSDACADAVTEWNEQAGGIVVKAGLGPLPAERALAMVQASVYEAVNAITQRYPVSDLKLETASGASVEAAVAAANRAMLTKLVPSQQAIIDHAYQAAMTAIADGSAKSNGMAVGEKAVAGILARRANDEAAAGESYRPQTRAGTYVPTVIPEAPQWRYRTPWLMTNPSQFRPGPPPDLGSEVWVRDYNEVKALGGKQSRQRTAAQTDIARFWEEVMPPIYHGIVRSVANIPGRDITRNARLFAAVTQASDDGLIAVFDAKYHYGFWRPLTAIRNGDIDGNDATERDESWVPFIETPMHPEYPCAHCITSGVVGTVLKAEIGNDPMPVLITTSHAAGDIARNWTSVDEFMQEVPNARIYDGVHYRNSGKVGTEMGKQIGRLAIEKYQLMRK
- a CDS encoding multiheme c-type cytochrome — translated: MQWVKRTLIGLVVLGGLTYLYYTEVKPVVIFGLREDYAHAIPHQKVPDGLVSLKAEACGVCHVDIYNEWKTSIHAQAYTDPFFQAYWTKDKRIWVCLNCHTPLENQQPTLIKDIPRDRVERAVQEPNPHYDKEYQQEGVTCAGCHVRDGVILGPYADAKAPHPTKHDPMFRTAQLCERCHSVVGGPAQFYNGGPCGTYPEYEDGYWKKEKSFICQSCHMPEIERSVAIGGPVRQGRQHLWRGGHDPAMVKRAIDVKVRAEPAEPKPGDKVRVTLTLVNAGAGHKLPTGDPDRHFTVEFTVEDEGGKVLEQQSDTTGRWILWQPAIVELHDNRLMPLASRDYTFEYRVPKDSAGLKLRTKIRYHIQTEGQHQMLIDKYGLTAKDPYNFTVYERAASLTGNLAASFTQSVTETHLACAASNRG
- a CDS encoding VIT1/CCC1 transporter family protein, whose protein sequence is MPHLETHTVRRIGWLRAAVLGANDGIVSTASLVLGVAAAGASSTSIMTAGVAGLVAGSMAMAAGEYVSVSSQADTERADLDRERKELSADPEQEHREMTAIYVARGLDVELASKVATQLMAYDALGAHSRDELGISETMTARPVQAALASAVTFSVGAALPLLIVLLVPTSALMWAVSGSSLLFLALLGSLAAQVGGASAIIAATRVTVWGALAMVVTAGVGALFGVPA
- a CDS encoding bile acid:sodium symporter family protein — protein: MGRDSRHFTFRSLSQFIHHHLLWFLIGAYTLSAIWPTAGLWIRHISFGDLRIVNETLHVSLLLLLLATLMFNAGLGVKSSHLRSLAKKTGVLSAGLTANLIIPMAYIYLVTLIMRLWYEPDEAQHILVGLALVAAMPIAGASTAWAQNSNGNLALSLGLVLASTLLSPVLTPVALYTFGEMATEEYEQVIHTIAAYGSGAFLGLWIVLPSLLGLAMRFVVPEATLTAIMPFIKLINAVVLLLLNYSNGSVSLPQAVADRDYDFLAVTLAITAGLCITAFSAGYGLSRLFKVDDAEQVSLMYGLGMNNNGTGLVLASLVLASYPQVMVPIIFYNLIQHLVAGGVHEVMGRKFEDQKAAGS
- a CDS encoding alcohol dehydrogenase catalytic domain-containing protein, which codes for MIAMTSVQITAPRGPFKIVRSSVPEPKPNTVRVKVQACGICHSDMFVKEGHWPGLQYPRVTGHEVAGVIDAVGAGVVAWEKGQRVGVGWHGGHCGHCTSCHRGDFFSCHKFLVTGFHEDGGYAEYLIARTEALAIIPDVLAPTEAAPILCAGITTFNSLRHSGARAGDLVAVQGLGGLGHLGVQFANRMGFHTVAIGRGQDKAALALKLGAAHYVDAEATDPAKELASLGGATVILATAPSGKAMSDLIDGLGVGGRLIVLGASTDPMTVTPLQLISARRTIQGWPSGTARDSEDALNFCALTGIRPIIETFPLDQAAAAYDRMLSGKARCRVVLTMK
- a CDS encoding CBS domain-containing protein; this translates as MRQTEFFMQATDPKTVTVGQLMQDAVTRCAARSDASTIAHLMTHRNYGSLPVVEEDGTLVGIVTEYDLLQAMIEGRDLRKIFATEVMSSHPITVTEDQTLAQVAGLFQDRYLTRVPVVRNKKLVGILARRDVLFGYMKASQYWS
- a CDS encoding CBS domain-containing protein, giving the protein MKKKRKGKKKSTVRVKDFDSMTVSQIMEKEVQYVRVKAKGDMIASLMIEGFGAMPVVENGRKLAGIVSEHDLLAAVDDRHHLSTVTAKDIMTANPYSVRPETTLGTMVHVLRASDLIRVPVVNAKEKLIGIITRRDLLRAYMAVGGKRQL